A single Pseudomonas putida DNA region contains:
- a CDS encoding LysR family transcriptional regulator, whose translation MIELRHLHYFRTLAETLHFGRAAERLHISQPPLSRQIALLEEELGVKLFDRSRRRVELTEAGQRFYLDTGTVFAAFEQAKRNALAAARGAAGELSVGFMMSTAYSITPAITRRYAALYPQVDLKLTETLPLDLAQDISSGNKDVAIMYRPQDCTGLETVTLYREEMTLVLPPGHRLAGQALVEPRELADETFIIVPRRIAPALHDMICSYCLQHGVTPNIGLEINMQQTIVNLVGEGLGVAIVPRSMRNMRLASTSFRPLREAPVIEVVAVWKADNHNPCIATFVETALQAGEQATREDEARRQTED comes from the coding sequence ATGATCGAACTGCGCCACCTTCATTACTTCCGCACCCTGGCCGAAACCCTGCACTTCGGCCGTGCCGCCGAGCGCCTGCACATCTCCCAACCGCCGCTGTCACGGCAGATCGCGTTGCTGGAGGAAGAGTTGGGGGTCAAGCTGTTCGACCGTTCGCGCCGGCGGGTGGAACTGACCGAGGCCGGCCAGCGCTTCTACCTCGACACCGGCACGGTGTTCGCCGCCTTTGAACAGGCCAAGCGCAATGCCCTGGCTGCGGCGCGGGGGGCGGCGGGCGAATTGTCGGTGGGGTTCATGATGTCCACGGCCTACAGCATCACCCCGGCCATTACCCGGCGCTATGCTGCGCTGTATCCGCAGGTGGACCTCAAGCTCACTGAAACCTTGCCGCTGGACCTGGCCCAGGACATCAGCAGCGGCAACAAGGATGTGGCGATCATGTACCGCCCGCAGGATTGCACGGGCCTTGAGACGGTCACGCTGTACCGCGAGGAAATGACCCTGGTGCTGCCCCCCGGCCACCGCCTGGCCGGGCAGGCGCTGGTGGAGCCGCGCGAACTGGCCGACGAGACTTTCATCATCGTGCCCCGGCGCATCGCCCCTGCCCTGCACGACATGATCTGCAGCTACTGCCTGCAGCACGGGGTAACACCAAACATCGGCCTGGAGATCAACATGCAGCAGACCATCGTCAACCTGGTCGGCGAAGGCCTGGGGGTGGCCATCGTGCCGCGTTCGATGCGCAACATGCGCCTGGCCAGCACCAGTTTCCGGCCCTTGCGCGAAGCCCCGGTGATCGAGGTGGTGGCGGTGTGGAAGGCCGACAACCACAACCCGTGCATCGCCACCTTCGTCGAAACCGCGCTGCAAGCCGGCGAGCAGGCGACGCGGGAAGACGAGGCGCGGCGCCAGACTGAAGACTGA
- a CDS encoding sigma-54-dependent Fis family transcriptional regulator: MTALTDPVRPCLPAVPECDIAHDSDPLVRQAFRRALRLMERGIAVLIRGETGTGKEILARALHAHSQRRAAQLVALNCASIPETLIESELFGYSRGAFSGALPGGKKGKVQQADGGTLFLDEIGDMPFEQQTRLLRVIAEREVTPLGAERSVPVNFALVCATHQDLAARVADGSFREDLFYRIATGVVELPPLRERNDRGELLCNMVAYELPGCDPRQVLSEVWALLLAHPWPGNLRQMRAVVRYACAVMEGARIQRCDLPLDFLGQCQAPRPLPANITPIRRPAQQGDERADVLDTLQSCRWNMSAAARELGICRPSLYRVMRRLDIPPLKEQLALGACGSA, translated from the coding sequence ATGACCGCTTTGACCGACCCTGTTCGCCCTTGCCTGCCCGCTGTTCCCGAATGCGATATCGCCCATGACAGCGACCCGCTGGTGCGCCAGGCCTTCCGCCGTGCGCTGCGCCTGATGGAGCGTGGCATCGCCGTGTTGATCCGCGGCGAGACCGGCACTGGCAAGGAGATCCTCGCCCGCGCCCTGCATGCCCACAGCCAGCGCCGCGCCGCCCAGCTGGTGGCGCTGAACTGCGCGTCCATCCCCGAGACGCTGATCGAAAGCGAGCTGTTCGGCTACAGCCGTGGCGCCTTCTCCGGTGCACTGCCGGGGGGCAAGAAGGGCAAGGTGCAGCAGGCCGACGGCGGCACGCTGTTTCTCGATGAAATCGGCGACATGCCGTTCGAGCAGCAGACCCGTCTGCTGCGGGTAATTGCCGAACGCGAAGTGACCCCGCTGGGCGCCGAGCGCAGCGTGCCGGTGAACTTCGCGCTGGTTTGCGCCACGCACCAGGACCTGGCGGCGCGGGTGGCCGATGGCAGCTTCCGTGAAGACTTGTTCTATCGCATCGCCACCGGCGTGGTGGAGCTGCCGCCGCTGCGCGAGCGCAACGACCGCGGCGAGCTGCTGTGCAACATGGTCGCCTACGAGCTGCCAGGCTGCGACCCACGCCAGGTGCTGAGCGAAGTCTGGGCGCTGCTGCTGGCGCACCCGTGGCCCGGGAATCTGCGCCAGATGCGCGCGGTAGTACGCTACGCCTGCGCGGTGATGGAAGGCGCGCGCATCCAGCGCTGCGACCTGCCGCTGGACTTCCTCGGCCAGTGCCAGGCGCCGCGCCCGCTGCCGGCCAACATCACCCCGATCCGCCGCCCGGCGCAGCAGGGCGATGAGCGCGCCGACGTGCTCGACACCCTGCAGTCATGCCGCTGGAACATGTCTGCCGCCGCCCGCGAGCTGGGTATCTGCCGGCCCTCGCTGTACCGGGTGATGCGCCGGCTGGACATCCCGCCGCTCAAGGAGCAGCTGGCACTGGGTGCCTGCGGTAGCGCCTGA
- a CDS encoding SDR family NAD(P)-dependent oxidoreductase, whose protein sequence is MSNTAVHAALNFTLAGRTALVTGAARGIGHAIAAALGYGGARVALCDLDPDAAELAAARLREQGVEAIGVGVDVADEAQVQAMVEQVEAQLGGVDILVNNAGIVSTAPLLELTTAEWNRVMAIDLNSVFFCAKAVLPGMMARRGGRIINIASVAGKRGGGLLGNSCYAAAKGAVIALTKGLAREAGPYDITVNAVSPALTDTEMTSVLAPQARAQVLAQMPLGRAGTPRDIAAAVCFLASAEAGFVTGEIMDVDGGFMRD, encoded by the coding sequence ATGAGCAACACTGCCGTGCACGCTGCATTGAACTTCACCCTGGCCGGGCGCACCGCGTTGGTCACCGGCGCCGCCCGAGGTATCGGCCACGCGATTGCCGCGGCGCTGGGGTATGGCGGGGCGCGGGTCGCCCTGTGCGACCTGGACCCGGACGCGGCCGAACTGGCTGCTGCACGCTTGCGCGAGCAGGGCGTCGAGGCGATTGGCGTGGGGGTGGATGTGGCCGACGAGGCGCAGGTGCAGGCGATGGTCGAGCAGGTGGAGGCGCAGCTGGGTGGCGTCGACATCCTGGTCAACAACGCCGGGATCGTCTCCACTGCACCGCTGCTGGAACTGACCACGGCGGAGTGGAACCGGGTGATGGCCATCGACCTCAACAGCGTGTTCTTCTGCGCCAAGGCCGTGCTGCCGGGCATGATGGCGCGGCGTGGCGGGCGCATCATCAATATCGCCTCGGTGGCCGGCAAGCGTGGCGGCGGGTTGTTGGGCAACAGTTGCTACGCGGCGGCCAAGGGCGCGGTGATCGCCCTGACCAAGGGCCTGGCGCGCGAGGCGGGGCCTTACGACATCACGGTCAATGCCGTGTCGCCCGCATTGACCGATACCGAGATGACCAGCGTGCTGGCGCCGCAGGCCAGGGCTCAGGTGCTGGCACAGATGCCGCTGGGGCGGGCCGGAACACCGCGGGACATTGCGGCGGCGGTGTGCTTCCTGGCGTCGGCTGAGGCGGGGTTCGTGACCGGGGAAATCATGGATGTGGATGGTGGCTTCATGCGTGACTGA
- a CDS encoding glutathione S-transferase family protein has translation MGLLIDGRWHDQWYENGKDGTFKRENAQRRNQLPAPEAGRYHLYVSLACPWAHRTLILRALKGLEPLIDVSVVSWLMQDHGWTFDQQQGSSGDHLDALQYLHQRYTQDDPHYTGRVTVPVLWDKQEKRIVNNESSEIIRIFNSAFNELTGNTLDLYPKPLRPAIEALNERIYPAVNNGVYRAGFATTQDAYEAAFDEVFNELDHLEDLLGRNRYLAGEYLTEADVRLFTTLVRFDAVYHGHFKCNLRRLSDYHNLSNWLRELYQWPGVASTVNMEHIQKHYYMSHKTINPNGIVPKGPLQDFNQPHDRERLAGKGIWQA, from the coding sequence ATGGGCCTTTTGATCGACGGTCGCTGGCACGACCAGTGGTATGAAAACGGCAAGGACGGCACCTTCAAACGCGAAAACGCCCAGCGTCGCAACCAACTGCCCGCCCCCGAAGCCGGTCGCTATCACCTGTACGTTTCGCTGGCCTGCCCATGGGCCCATCGCACCCTGATCTTGCGCGCGCTCAAAGGCCTTGAGCCACTGATCGATGTGTCGGTGGTCAGCTGGCTGATGCAGGACCATGGCTGGACCTTCGACCAGCAGCAAGGCTCCAGCGGCGACCACCTCGACGCCCTGCAGTACCTGCATCAGCGCTATACCCAGGACGACCCGCACTACACCGGTCGCGTGACCGTGCCCGTGCTGTGGGACAAGCAAGAGAAGCGCATCGTCAACAACGAGTCGTCAGAGATCATCCGCATCTTCAACAGCGCGTTCAACGAGCTGACCGGCAATACGCTGGACCTGTATCCCAAGCCGCTGCGCCCGGCCATCGAAGCGTTGAACGAACGTATCTACCCGGCTGTGAACAACGGCGTGTACCGCGCAGGCTTCGCCACCACACAGGATGCCTACGAGGCCGCCTTCGATGAGGTGTTCAACGAACTGGACCACCTGGAAGACCTGCTGGGCCGCAATCGCTACCTGGCCGGCGAGTACCTGACCGAGGCCGATGTGCGCCTGTTCACCACCCTGGTGCGTTTCGATGCGGTGTACCACGGCCACTTCAAGTGCAACCTGCGCCGCCTGAGCGACTACCACAACCTGTCCAACTGGCTGCGTGAGCTGTACCAGTGGCCGGGTGTGGCCAGCACCGTGAACATGGAACACATCCAGAAGCACTATTACATGAGCCACAAGACCATCAACCCGAACGGCATCGTGCCCAAGGGCCCGCTGCAGGACTTCAACCAGCCCCATGACCGGGAGCGGCTGGCGGGCAAAGGGATCTGGCAGGCTTGA
- a CDS encoding glycosyl transferase family protein yields the protein MTDARPLTLETPAEHPFAEFVRILGKGKRGARGLTREEARAAMTLLLEGKVEDTQLGAFLMLLRHKEESAEELAGFTEALRAHLQAPRIAVDIDWPTYAGKKRHLPWYLLSAKCLAANGVRILMHGGGAHTAGRMYTEQLLALLEIPLCRDWAAVSQALDQQRLAFAPLHDWAPQLQRMIDLRNTLGLRSPIHSLARVLNPLSARCGLQSIFHPGYQAVHREASRLLGDHAVVIKGDGGEIEVNPDVISHLYGTRAGEAWDEEWPALSERRHVKPPSLQPEQLLAVWRGEAEDSYGEMAVVATMALALRALGQDREQAFTTARGYWAARNQSNN from the coding sequence ATGACCGACGCCCGCCCGCTGACCCTGGAAACCCCGGCTGAACACCCGTTCGCCGAATTCGTGCGCATCCTTGGCAAAGGCAAACGCGGCGCCCGCGGCCTGACCCGTGAGGAAGCCCGCGCCGCCATGACCCTGCTGCTCGAAGGCAAGGTCGAAGATACCCAGCTGGGTGCCTTCCTGATGCTGTTGCGGCACAAGGAAGAAAGCGCCGAAGAGCTCGCCGGCTTCACCGAAGCCCTGCGCGCGCACCTGCAGGCACCGCGCATCGCTGTGGACATCGACTGGCCGACCTACGCCGGCAAGAAGCGCCACCTGCCCTGGTACCTGCTCAGTGCCAAGTGCCTGGCTGCCAATGGCGTGCGTATCCTCATGCACGGCGGTGGCGCGCACACCGCCGGGCGCATGTATACCGAGCAACTGCTGGCTCTGTTGGAAATCCCGCTGTGCCGCGACTGGGCTGCGGTCAGCCAGGCCCTCGACCAGCAGCGCCTGGCGTTTGCCCCGCTGCACGACTGGGCGCCGCAACTGCAGCGGATGATCGACCTGCGCAACACCCTGGGCCTGCGCTCGCCCATCCATTCCCTGGCGCGGGTACTCAATCCGCTGAGTGCGCGTTGCGGCCTGCAGAGCATCTTCCACCCCGGCTACCAGGCCGTGCACCGTGAAGCCAGCCGCCTGCTCGGCGACCATGCCGTGGTGATCAAGGGCGATGGCGGCGAGATCGAGGTCAATCCCGATGTCATCAGCCACCTCTACGGCACCCGTGCAGGCGAAGCCTGGGATGAGGAGTGGCCGGCGCTCAGCGAACGCCGCCACGTGAAACCCCCGAGCCTGCAGCCCGAGCAGCTGCTGGCAGTTTGGCGCGGCGAGGCAGAAGACAGCTACGGCGAAATGGCCGTGGTGGCGACCATGGCCCTGGCGCTGCGTGCTCTGGGGCAGGATCGCGAACAGGCTTTCACCACCGCACGTGGCTATTGGGCCGCACGAAACCAATCGAATAACTAG
- a CDS encoding TusE/DsrC/DsvC family sulfur relay protein has protein sequence MSTLNVGERAIALDKDGFLVDLQDWSHPVAEALAERESIALTADHWEILELLRQFYDEYQLSPATRPLIKYTALKLGTEKGNSPHLNRLFNGTPAKLAAKLAGLPKPTNCI, from the coding sequence ATGAGTACGCTGAACGTTGGCGAGCGCGCCATCGCCCTGGACAAGGACGGCTTCCTGGTCGACCTGCAAGACTGGTCGCACCCCGTCGCCGAGGCCCTGGCCGAGCGCGAAAGCATCGCCCTGACCGCCGACCACTGGGAAATCCTCGAACTGCTGCGCCAGTTCTACGATGAGTACCAGCTGTCGCCGGCCACCCGCCCGCTGATCAAGTACACCGCGCTCAAGCTGGGCACGGAAAAGGGCAACAGCCCGCACCTCAACCGCCTGTTCAACGGCACCCCCGCCAAACTCGCCGCCAAGCTGGCGGGCCTGCCCAAGCCGACCAATTGCATATGA
- the tusB gene encoding sulfurtransferase complex subunit TusB — protein MPTLHVLSHSPFGDERMDSCLRLLGAEDGVLLCGDAVYALRDGSDAQRQLQAANLAQRLFALDEDLQARAISSTLAKAVDYQAFVELSLHYDKVNSWL, from the coding sequence ATGCCAACCCTTCACGTGTTATCCCACTCCCCGTTCGGCGACGAGCGCATGGACAGCTGCCTGCGCCTGCTGGGCGCTGAAGACGGCGTGCTGCTGTGCGGCGATGCGGTCTATGCCCTGCGCGACGGCAGCGACGCCCAGCGCCAGCTGCAGGCTGCCAACCTGGCACAACGCCTGTTCGCCCTCGACGAAGACCTGCAGGCCCGTGCCATCAGCAGCACGCTGGCCAAGGCCGTGGACTACCAGGCCTTCGTCGAGCTGTCACTGCACTACGACAAGGTCAACAGCTGGCTATGA
- the tusC gene encoding sulfurtransferase complex subunit TusC: MAKSMLIISRQAPWNGPSAREALDIALAGGAFDLPLAMLFLDDGVFQLAPGQQPAAVQQKNLAANLQALPMFGVEELFACQHSLARRGLAADSLELPVEVLDDTALQALIARFDQVVTL, from the coding sequence ATGGCCAAATCGATGTTGATCATCAGCCGCCAGGCACCATGGAACGGCCCGTCCGCCCGCGAAGCGCTGGATATCGCCTTGGCCGGTGGCGCGTTCGACTTGCCGCTGGCCATGCTGTTCCTTGATGACGGCGTATTCCAACTGGCACCCGGCCAGCAACCGGCCGCCGTGCAGCAGAAGAATCTCGCCGCCAACCTGCAGGCGCTGCCGATGTTCGGCGTCGAGGAGCTGTTCGCCTGCCAGCACAGCCTGGCGCGCCGTGGCCTGGCCGCCGATAGCCTGGAGCTGCCGGTGGAGGTGCTGGACGATACAGCCCTGCAAGCCCTGATTGCCCGTTTCGACCAAGTGGTGACGCTCTGA
- the tusD gene encoding sulfurtransferase complex subunit TusD → MKFAIAVFSPAHAPSSRRALRFAEAVLAGGHEIARLFFYQDGVHSASANVVAPQDEQDIAAQWRAFIDINRLDAVVCIAAALRRGVLDEAEASRYQRPAVNLPKPWELSGLGQLHEAAQTADRLVCFGGD, encoded by the coding sequence ATGAAATTCGCTATCGCGGTTTTTTCCCCGGCCCATGCGCCCTCCTCGCGCCGCGCCTTGCGCTTCGCCGAGGCGGTGCTGGCTGGCGGGCATGAGATTGCCCGGCTGTTCTTCTATCAGGACGGGGTGCACAGCGCCTCGGCCAACGTGGTCGCCCCCCAGGATGAACAGGACATCGCCGCCCAGTGGCGTGCATTCATCGACATCAACCGGCTCGACGCGGTGGTGTGCATCGCCGCCGCGCTGCGCCGTGGCGTGCTCGATGAAGCCGAAGCCAGCCGCTACCAGCGCCCGGCGGTAAACCTGCCCAAGCCGTGGGAGCTGTCTGGCCTCGGCCAGCTGCATGAAGCCGCGCAAACTGCCGACCGCCTGGTCTGCTTCGGAGGCGACTGA